In Treponema sp. OMZ 798, the following proteins share a genomic window:
- a CDS encoding ABC transporter substrate-binding protein codes for MKKFKKIFFVLTMILAAGTMAFAGGAKEASLPSIDLTMDRAGASITLPAKVEKIVSMAPSTTEILIDLGVAGKIIAADTNTQKDGLLKQDIPYFDMMKPDAEKLIALKPDVVFISGMSNAKGNTPFSPLTDAGICVINIPSASSIEAIYLDIAYIAAVVKQDKNGAKIIANMKKEIEAVRKKGASIAQDKKKKVYFEIGAAPYMYSLGTDTFIHEMIEIIGAQNILADQKKWVAVSDEMVLAKDPDVIVTNVNYIPNPIDEIMARSGWASLKAVKGKQVFAVDNNSSSRPNHNIIKALKEMAKAVYPEVYK; via the coding sequence ATGAAAAAGTTTAAGAAAATTTTCTTTGTGTTGACCATGATTTTGGCAGCCGGCACCATGGCTTTTGCAGGAGGAGCAAAAGAAGCAAGCCTTCCCTCGATTGATTTAACGATGGACAGGGCCGGTGCTTCCATTACCTTACCTGCAAAGGTTGAAAAAATCGTTTCGATGGCTCCGTCTACCACCGAAATCCTTATCGATTTGGGTGTAGCAGGTAAGATCATTGCAGCCGATACCAACACTCAAAAGGACGGACTTTTAAAGCAGGATATTCCATACTTTGATATGATGAAGCCCGATGCCGAAAAACTTATCGCCCTAAAACCGGATGTAGTTTTTATTTCGGGTATGTCGAATGCAAAGGGAAACACTCCTTTTTCTCCCTTAACAGATGCGGGTATCTGCGTTATAAACATTCCTTCCGCTTCAAGTATTGAAGCCATCTATCTTGATATTGCATACATAGCTGCCGTCGTAAAACAAGATAAAAACGGAGCAAAAATTATTGCAAACATGAAAAAGGAAATCGAAGCTGTCCGAAAGAAGGGGGCTTCTATTGCCCAAGATAAAAAGAAAAAGGTTTATTTTGAAATAGGAGCCGCTCCTTATATGTACAGTTTGGGAACCGATACCTTTATCCATGAGATGATCGAAATTATCGGAGCTCAAAATATCCTTGCCGACCAAAAAAAATGGGTAGCTGTTTCTGATGAGATGGTTTTGGCAAAGGATCCTGATGTGATCGTGACCAATGTAAACTATATTCCTAACCCCATTGATGAAATAATGGCCAGATCAGGCTGGGCTTCTCTTAAGGCTGTCAAGGGTAAACAGGTTTTTGCTGTTGACAATAATTCCTCTTCAAGACCTAACCACAACATTATCAAGGCCTTAAAGGAAATGGCTAAGGCCGTCTATCCCGAAGTTTATAAATAA
- a CDS encoding iron ABC transporter permease yields MKLQFKLAGSIAACILVLILGVGIGSVFVPPQDIIKIILSKIAQKEILSIQETFVAIVWNVRLPRVLVAFLAGGALAVSGAVMQSILKNALASSYTMGVSSGSSLGAALVILTGLTLPLMPAFTLPLAGTIAGLLTVYTSVKFAALVDRNFENSTIILAGIVFSLFINGIITVIIALNRDGMARLIFWQMGSFASQNIKNFNVLLPICAGGTLILTFLSHEMDLLTFGEEQARTMGVNTKKIKWSLLFLVSALTGAVISFVGIIGFIDLIAPHLVRKLFGARHKIVIPMSFCIGGTGMVLCDMIARTILSPQELPVGAITALAGAPFFCYVYFKGRRRA; encoded by the coding sequence ATGAAACTTCAATTCAAGCTTGCAGGCTCAATCGCAGCCTGCATCCTTGTCTTAATCTTGGGAGTAGGAATAGGCTCGGTCTTTGTTCCTCCCCAAGATATAATTAAAATCATCCTTTCAAAAATAGCTCAAAAAGAAATTTTAAGTATTCAAGAAACCTTTGTTGCGATTGTCTGGAATGTAAGGCTGCCCAGAGTTTTGGTTGCTTTTTTGGCTGGAGGAGCATTGGCTGTAAGCGGGGCAGTCATGCAAAGCATTTTAAAGAACGCCTTGGCTTCTTCTTACACCATGGGCGTTTCATCCGGTTCCTCCCTCGGAGCGGCTCTGGTAATTTTGACCGGGCTTACTCTCCCTCTGATGCCCGCTTTTACTCTTCCGCTTGCAGGAACTATTGCAGGCCTCCTTACAGTCTACACTTCGGTTAAATTTGCAGCCTTAGTTGATAGAAATTTTGAAAACTCGACGATTATCTTAGCCGGTATAGTTTTTTCTCTTTTTATAAACGGAATTATAACCGTCATAATCGCCCTTAACAGGGACGGAATGGCACGGCTCATATTTTGGCAGATGGGGAGCTTTGCAAGCCAGAACATAAAAAATTTTAATGTACTTCTGCCTATCTGTGCGGGCGGCACCTTGATTCTTACCTTTCTTTCGCACGAGATGGATCTGCTTACCTTCGGAGAGGAACAGGCTAGAACCATGGGAGTCAATACAAAAAAAATTAAATGGAGTCTTTTGTTTTTGGTTTCCGCCCTTACAGGGGCCGTAATTTCCTTTGTTGGCATAATCGGTTTTATAGATTTAATAGCTCCCCATCTTGTGCGCAAATTATTCGGAGCAAGGCATAAGATAGTTATACCTATGTCCTTTTGTATAGGAGGCACAGGAATGGTGCTCTGCGATATGATTGCAAGAACGATTTTGTCGCCCCAAGAGCTTCCGGTCGGAGCAATTACCGCCCTCGCAGGTGCTCCGTTTTTTTGCTATGTCTACTTTAAAGGCCGGAGGAGGGCTTAA
- a CDS encoding ABC transporter ATP-binding protein translates to MEHPLIEAKSLYAGYSKTPVLNGISFSVLRGESLCVLGPNGCGKTTLLKSLAGLIDYSGEILLDGKNLKDIKHKDIAKKIALLSQVSSIYFSYSVYDTVMMGRYARLENSSFRSFSKNDRAYVEKCLRAVDVWSLREKKIDELSGGQLQRVYLARTLAQEPGLILLDEPTNHLDLKNQTELIYLLKDICKTENKTVIGVFHDINLALQFADKLLFLKDGKIASFGKKEDILTGEILQSVYGMDVAGWMKDSFNLWLTAF, encoded by the coding sequence ATGGAGCATCCGCTGATAGAAGCAAAATCACTTTATGCAGGATATTCAAAGACACCCGTTTTAAACGGTATTTCCTTTTCGGTTTTAAGGGGCGAAAGCCTTTGCGTTTTAGGTCCCAACGGCTGCGGAAAAACGACTCTCTTAAAAAGCCTTGCAGGTCTTATAGATTATTCGGGAGAAATTCTTTTAGACGGTAAAAATCTAAAAGATATAAAGCATAAGGATATAGCCAAAAAAATCGCTCTTTTAAGCCAAGTCTCTTCAATATATTTTTCATATTCCGTTTACGATACGGTTATGATGGGACGCTATGCCCGTCTTGAAAACTCGTCTTTCCGTTCTTTTTCAAAAAACGACAGGGCCTATGTAGAAAAATGTTTAAGGGCTGTAGACGTTTGGAGCTTGCGCGAAAAGAAAATAGATGAACTTTCAGGCGGTCAGCTTCAGCGGGTTTATCTTGCCCGAACCCTTGCCCAAGAGCCCGGCCTCATTCTTTTGGATGAGCCTACAAATCATCTGGACTTAAAAAATCAAACCGAGCTGATTTATCTTTTAAAAGATATTTGCAAAACGGAAAACAAGACCGTCATCGGAGTCTTTCACGATATCAACCTGGCCCTTCAATTTGCCGATAAGCTCCTTTTTTTGAAGGACGGAAAGATAGCCTCATTCGGAAAAAAAGAAGATATTTTAACCGGAGAGATTTTACAATCCGTTTACGGAATGGATGTAGCCGGCTGGATGAAAGATTCTTTTAATTTATGGCTTACAGCTTTTTAG
- a CDS encoding nucleotidyl transferase AbiEii/AbiGii toxin family protein produces MLQKNTVEKTAFELLRTLMKDSQIDQFFLVGGTSIALRLGHRKSIDLDLFTQNDISVQDLNKHLSKEYGFIERYKAHNTLKGEINGVFIDCIKYDYPLLKPLSTEENIRIASFEDVIAMKLSAITDNGTRLKDFVDISFLSTKYSLEAMLDFYRLKYKNVNILSVVKALSYFDDIDFMDEPVNLIAGKFNWEHIEKRLHDMIKNPQKIYKTYPI; encoded by the coding sequence ATGCTGCAAAAGAACACTGTCGAGAAAACTGCATTTGAATTATTAAGAACACTCATGAAAGACTCTCAAATAGATCAATTCTTTTTAGTTGGCGGCACTTCCATTGCATTGAGGCTTGGACACAGGAAAAGTATTGATTTGGATTTATTTACTCAAAATGATATATCGGTACAAGACCTTAATAAACATTTATCAAAAGAATACGGATTTATTGAGAGGTATAAGGCTCATAATACATTAAAAGGCGAAATAAATGGTGTATTTATTGATTGTATCAAATATGATTACCCTTTACTAAAACCATTGTCTACAGAAGAAAATATACGGATAGCAAGTTTTGAAGATGTTATTGCCATGAAACTTTCGGCAATTACCGATAACGGTACTCGGTTGAAAGATTTTGTTGATATTTCGTTTTTATCAACAAAATATTCATTAGAGGCAATGCTGGACTTTTATCGATTGAAGTATAAAAATGTAAATATACTATCTGTTGTAAAAGCCTTATCTTATTTTGATGATATAGACTTTATGGATGAGCCGGTAAACTTAATAGCCGGAAAATTTAATTGGGAACATATTGAAAAACGCTTGCATGATATGATAAAAAATCCTCAAAAAATATACAAAACCTATCCTATATAA
- a CDS encoding aminoacyl-histidine dipeptidase, whose amino-acid sequence MNPLQNTEPKEVFKWFYEISQVPRGSGNEKAVSDFLVKFAKDRNLEVHQDKAMNVIIKKSGTAGYEKSPTVIIQGHMDMVCEKEASSNHDFLKDPIKFVVKDEMLYADKTTLGGDDGIAVAYALTLLDSKDIPHPPLEVLITTEEETGMGGAMALTGENLQGTRLLNIDSEEEGVFLVSCAGGANIHVFFDIKKEAAKGKFLKVTVGGLLGGHSGIEINKQRANSIKLLGRVLYNIKQNEKINIVEISGGSKHNAIAKDAYAVIAVENADAVLKIVEKMAADFKGEYRAVDKLLSLTAAEAQNPSGQMFTKELTLNIIDFMAGIPNGVQYMSMEIPGLVQTSLNNGVLEAIDGRIKFTTSVRSSVKSALDEIVDVLRIQAERCGAEFKKASEYPAWEYSPDSPVRDAAVNVYKKLNGKEPVITAIHAGLECGLLKKTLPNVDAVSFGPNLHDVHTPNEHMEIASVERVWKFLLAYLAELKN is encoded by the coding sequence ATGAACCCATTACAAAACACCGAACCTAAAGAAGTATTTAAATGGTTCTACGAGATCTCTCAGGTACCGAGAGGTTCCGGAAATGAAAAAGCTGTCAGCGATTTTCTTGTAAAATTTGCAAAAGATAGAAATCTTGAAGTACATCAAGATAAGGCTATGAACGTTATCATAAAGAAGAGCGGAACTGCAGGATATGAAAAATCTCCGACGGTTATTATTCAGGGACACATGGACATGGTCTGCGAAAAAGAGGCTTCTTCAAACCACGACTTTTTAAAAGACCCGATTAAATTCGTTGTAAAAGACGAAATGCTCTATGCAGATAAGACCACCCTCGGCGGAGACGACGGTATAGCCGTAGCCTACGCTCTTACCCTTCTCGATTCAAAGGATATTCCCCATCCGCCTCTTGAAGTCTTAATTACGACCGAAGAAGAAACAGGAATGGGAGGTGCGATGGCTCTTACCGGAGAAAACCTTCAAGGAACACGCCTTTTAAATATCGACTCCGAAGAAGAGGGTGTATTTTTGGTAAGCTGTGCAGGAGGGGCCAATATTCATGTCTTTTTCGATATAAAGAAGGAAGCTGCGAAGGGCAAATTCTTAAAAGTTACTGTGGGCGGTCTTCTCGGAGGGCACTCAGGCATCGAGATAAACAAGCAGAGGGCAAACTCAATCAAGCTCTTGGGCCGTGTTTTGTACAACATCAAGCAAAACGAAAAAATCAACATTGTCGAAATTTCAGGCGGTTCAAAGCACAATGCAATTGCAAAGGACGCTTACGCGGTTATAGCCGTTGAAAATGCTGATGCCGTTTTAAAGATTGTAGAAAAAATGGCTGCCGATTTTAAGGGCGAGTACAGGGCCGTGGATAAGCTTTTAAGTCTTACTGCAGCAGAGGCTCAAAATCCTTCCGGTCAAATGTTTACAAAAGAGCTTACCCTAAACATCATAGACTTTATGGCCGGTATCCCCAACGGCGTTCAATACATGAGCATGGAGATTCCCGGGCTTGTTCAAACAAGTTTAAATAACGGCGTTTTGGAAGCGATCGACGGAAGAATCAAATTTACAACCTCCGTACGAAGCAGCGTAAAGAGTGCCCTTGACGAAATTGTGGATGTTCTTAGAATCCAAGCTGAACGCTGCGGAGCCGAATTCAAAAAAGCTTCGGAATATCCCGCTTGGGAATACAGCCCCGATTCACCCGTACGAGATGCGGCCGTTAATGTTTACAAAAAACTTAACGGAAAGGAACCGGTTATTACAGCAATACACGCAGGGCTTGAATGCGGTCTTTTAAAGAAGACCCTCCCCAATGTTGACGCTGTCAGCTTCGGTCCCAATCTGCATGACGTGCACACGCCTAATGAACACATGGAAATCGCCTCTGTAGAACGTGTATGGAAGTTCTTATTGGCATATCTTGCCGAATTAAAGAACTAG
- a CDS encoding DUF1361 domain-containing protein → MSHYFKNIFKIKSTFALMFLSFFCIFLSVCRIFIAENYFLLFLVWNLFLAFVPWFVSSILYLSKNNKKVIFLIFLPVWLIFFPNALYIVTDFIHLKTAASSMRWYDLILLFSYSFTGLFYGFVSLDFIETKIKALFKLRFPQFFSVLVIYISAFGIYLGRFLRWNSWDVVTNLSSVLSDLFLPIKNPFIHARTWAFILLLGTLFNLLYISYKSFDEKKI, encoded by the coding sequence ATGAGCCATTACTTTAAAAATATATTCAAAATAAAAAGCACCTTTGCTCTAATGTTCTTATCTTTTTTTTGCATATTTTTATCTGTTTGCAGAATTTTTATTGCAGAAAATTATTTTTTACTTTTCTTGGTTTGGAATTTGTTTTTAGCCTTTGTCCCTTGGTTTGTTTCTTCAATATTATACCTGTCAAAAAATAACAAAAAAGTAATTTTTCTTATTTTTTTGCCGGTATGGCTTATTTTTTTTCCTAATGCCCTTTATATAGTAACCGATTTTATACACTTAAAAACGGCAGCCTCATCTATGAGATGGTATGATTTAATTCTTTTATTTTCATATAGCTTTACAGGACTTTTTTACGGCTTTGTAAGTTTAGACTTTATCGAGACAAAGATTAAGGCGCTTTTTAAGTTAAGGTTTCCGCAATTTTTTTCTGTTCTTGTAATCTATATTTCAGCCTTCGGCATCTATCTAGGAAGATTTTTACGCTGGAATTCATGGGATGTTGTAACAAATTTGAGCTCTGTACTATCGGATCTTTTTTTACCCATAAAAAATCCTTTTATCCATGCCCGCACATGGGCCTTTATCCTATTGCTGGGAACGCTTTTTAATCTTCTTTACATATCATACAAGAGTTTTGACGAAAAGAAAATTTAG
- a CDS encoding metal ABC transporter substrate-binding protein has translation MKSVLKTCLFIAILSSINVFAMGAKEMPDNGKKNVAVTFDAMKELTQAVAGDKVNISVIIPPGMEPHDFEPKAKDLAFLSKADILVYNGLGMEFWLEDALKAVNNGKLIMVEASAGIEPIKSGHHHHDEHGEDCDCEACAGEHEHGKGHEHCHHGEFDPHTWLSLSSAKIMVKNIENTLAAADPANAKSYHENASKYIYGLDTLLKEYIEKFSKLKNKHFVTGHAAFGYLCRDFSLEQNSVTDIFNENKPNPKELAKLVDYCREHKVRVIFTEEAASPLVSKTLAAELGAKVEKIYTIESPEDNKSYLERMKTNLMRIYENLK, from the coding sequence ATGAAGTCTGTATTAAAAACATGTTTATTTATTGCTATCCTTTCATCGATAAATGTTTTTGCGATGGGAGCCAAAGAAATGCCCGATAATGGAAAAAAGAATGTTGCCGTTACCTTCGATGCAATGAAGGAGCTTACTCAGGCTGTTGCAGGGGATAAGGTTAATATTTCGGTCATCATCCCGCCCGGGATGGAGCCCCATGATTTTGAGCCCAAGGCCAAGGACCTTGCCTTCTTGTCAAAGGCCGACATCTTGGTATACAACGGCTTAGGCATGGAATTTTGGCTTGAAGATGCTTTAAAAGCCGTCAACAACGGAAAGCTGATTATGGTAGAAGCAAGCGCAGGAATTGAACCGATAAAATCCGGTCACCACCACCATGATGAACACGGCGAAGATTGCGACTGTGAAGCTTGTGCAGGAGAGCACGAACACGGCAAGGGGCATGAGCACTGCCACCACGGAGAATTCGATCCTCATACGTGGCTCAGCCTATCTTCGGCAAAAATTATGGTTAAAAATATCGAAAATACTCTTGCAGCGGCAGATCCGGCAAATGCAAAAAGCTATCATGAAAATGCAAGTAAATATATTTACGGCCTAGATACCCTTTTAAAAGAATATATAGAAAAATTTTCTAAGCTTAAAAACAAACACTTTGTAACGGGGCACGCAGCCTTCGGCTATCTTTGCAGAGACTTTAGCTTGGAGCAAAATTCGGTCACGGATATCTTTAATGAAAACAAGCCTAATCCGAAAGAGCTTGCAAAACTGGTAGACTATTGCAGAGAGCATAAGGTAAGGGTTATCTTTACTGAAGAAGCGGCAAGCCCCCTTGTTTCAAAAACCCTTGCTGCCGAGCTTGGGGCCAAGGTTGAAAAGATTTATACAATCGAAAGCCCCGAGGATAACAAGAGCTATCTTGAACGCATGAAAACGAATTTAATGCGGATCTATGAAAATCTAAAATAA
- a CDS encoding thioesterase family protein — translation MTHTFYVEVRSYELDAYNHVNNAVYLNYLEYARMQFLKKIGFDYVGMIEEGYMLYVSHIDIKYKHSAKLYDKLAIEVTHMDLGKVSGTFLQVVKNEEGKVCAEAKVTWACVDSTGRPVKIPEKYLVPGLQP, via the coding sequence GTGACACATACGTTTTATGTTGAAGTAAGAAGCTACGAGCTTGATGCTTATAATCATGTAAACAATGCAGTTTACCTAAACTATCTGGAATATGCCAGAATGCAGTTTTTAAAAAAAATAGGCTTTGACTATGTAGGGATGATTGAAGAAGGCTACATGCTCTATGTATCACACATAGATATTAAATACAAGCACTCTGCCAAACTTTACGATAAACTGGCCATTGAGGTTACCCATATGGATTTAGGTAAGGTGTCGGGGACTTTTTTACAGGTAGTAAAGAATGAAGAAGGAAAGGTTTGTGCAGAAGCAAAGGTAACCTGGGCCTGTGTCGACAGCACAGGACGGCCTGTTAAAATCCCCGAAAAGTACTTGGTTCCCGGCCTTCAACCTTAA
- a CDS encoding 1-acyl-sn-glycerol-3-phosphate acyltransferase: MQQTLMEYVKDLLPEIAKHTMKNPAVTPENVLQKGNPALSKILDEMVDDLALENSEFRHPEHLEEFLDEVNKGKKGIILAEHYSNMDYPAFMHLMKKTGPKGTELAEKCIAMAGLKLGEDNPYVAAFASAYDRIYIYPSRYIKSIKDPEVLSEELKRSKMINLASMRALEKAKEEGRVILVYPAGTRYRPGNPETKKGVKEIDSYIKMSDIMLLISANGNCLRISDSGDMTEDTIHKDRLIFDASPIINCEEYRERVKAEHAELTGIDKKQAVVDQVMADLEKMHEANEIGRLN, from the coding sequence ATGCAGCAGACTTTAATGGAATATGTTAAAGACCTTTTACCGGAAATTGCAAAACATACTATGAAAAATCCTGCAGTTACACCAGAAAACGTATTACAAAAAGGTAATCCCGCTCTTTCTAAAATTCTTGATGAGATGGTAGACGATCTCGCCCTTGAGAATTCGGAATTTAGGCATCCGGAACATCTGGAAGAATTTTTGGATGAGGTAAACAAGGGTAAAAAGGGAATAATCCTTGCAGAACACTACAGTAATATGGATTACCCTGCTTTTATGCATCTGATGAAAAAAACAGGCCCCAAAGGAACTGAACTGGCAGAAAAGTGCATCGCAATGGCCGGCTTAAAACTTGGAGAAGATAATCCCTATGTTGCAGCCTTTGCAAGTGCCTATGACCGCATTTATATCTATCCCAGCCGATATATCAAATCAATTAAGGACCCGGAAGTTTTGTCAGAAGAATTAAAGAGGAGCAAGATGATAAACCTCGCTTCAATGCGGGCTCTCGAAAAAGCAAAAGAAGAAGGCCGGGTAATTCTTGTATATCCTGCAGGCACAAGATACCGCCCCGGAAATCCCGAAACAAAGAAGGGGGTAAAAGAAATAGATTCTTATATTAAGATGTCCGATATAATGCTCCTGATATCGGCAAATGGAAACTGTCTGCGCATTTCCGATTCCGGAGATATGACAGAAGATACTATCCATAAAGATAGACTCATCTTTGATGCCAGCCCTATCATAAACTGTGAAGAATATAGAGAAAGGGTCAAGGCCGAACATGCAGAACTTACAGGAATAGATAAAAAACAAGCCGTAGTCGATCAGGTAATGGCAGACCTTGAAAAAATGCACGAAGCAAACGAAATCGGAAGACTGAATTAA